The window GGTCAGGATATTCATAGCGTACCTTTTGATAGACATTTTCATTCTACCTACAATGCTCAAAACAAAAGAACCGAATTATTAGCCGACAATAACAATGATGGGATTTATGATATTTTCTATAATTATACTTTTGATGCCACAGGACTTTTAGAAATTCATTATGAGACTGGTAATGTTGGTTCCGCCCCATCAACAACAACGGATTACACGTATAACGCGCAGGGCTTACTCCAAATATCAAATACCGACGATGTTATCCCTGCATTCGATCTTATTGTTACCAATACGTACGATTCTGACGGCAACAAAATCATGATTGAAAACGATAATGGCGCAAATGGTACAGTTGATAGCAAAATTACTTATGACTACGACAGTCACCATAACATCACCCGCTATACTAGTTATACTAACGATGTTATTGATGGATACAGTATTTATCAATACACAGAAATTCCCTACATTTTCACAAAAGGTCCATGGGCTATGGCTTTTGACGAAGAAGATACGGGTTATTATATTTCTAACAGACAAGATTATGATGGCTCCGGCAACTTAACATCCGAAATATTCAACTACTATGCGCCCGATGGTAGTGAGTCTTATAGCCAAATTGATATCGATGGTGATGAAAATCTTGATAAGAATGAAGTTACCCTCTACGACATCTATGGTTATAGAAGTGAATATTACACAGATAATAATTTTGATGATGTTAAAGAATTTATAGAAACATACGAAAATTCGTATACGCCGTTACCGTAATACTTATGCTACGTTTGCCTGTCAGCGGGGTTATTTTTTTATCTGCGCCAACACATACGGTTGAACAATAACAGATTCAAATAAAGGGTTGGTTTTATCCCAGCTTTGAGCTTCTGCTAGGGTAGGTTTACGCAAATCTCCTGCGGTAATCCATTGGGTTACCTGGGCGGTATTGTCTGCGGCAATTTGCTGGGCGGCATACAGCAAATTAATATCATCTTTCACAAGAATAAAAGCGCCGCGTATTGAATGCGGGCGCATCACTTCCCAGGTTTCGGTTAAAATTTCGAGTGGTCTATCCATACATAAGCACTATTAAAAGTTTAATAAAAAGACGCATATAAAAAAATAGCGGCTTTGTGGGATTAATAAATTAGTATAATAAGTTAACAACGTCCCTACTCCTCCTCTACAAACATCACGCAGCTTTCTTGATTACAATTTCCGCACTTAAATCCAAAGCTTCTACTAAGCGTAACAATCGATCGATGGTTACTTTTTGGAGGCTTCCCGATAAAATACCTGTTACAGCCGAACGTGGAAGTTGGGATTTATGGGCCAGTTCAGCATGAGTTATTTTACTTTTGGCCATCTCATTCAAGATTGAGGTAATAAGTTTTGCCTTACAAACCGCCTGCAAACCACGAGCAGGAGATATATTGAGCATTTTAGATAATTTCTTGGCGGATGTTTTTTTCATACAACCTCTTTTAAGCGGCTTTTTGCCAACATCACATTATAATGCATTGTTTTTTCCGACTTCTTTTTAAATGCATGCAATAAATAAATCATTCCCTTTCCCAAAAGCACATAAATAATTCGATAGGCTCCAGTTTTATCTTTTAAACGTATTTCGTGCACTCCTTTACCGATACTGGACATAGGCCGTGATAAAGGCATACTTAAATGATGACCTTCTTCCAAACGTGCCAGCACATCGGCTAAATACTCTCTAATATTAAGAGGGAAAACACTAATCTCCTTTTCGCATTGTTTTAAAATTTTTATCACATAACGCTATAATGTCTCATATATAAGACATAATAACAAGATTAAAGT is drawn from bacterium and contains these coding sequences:
- a CDS encoding DUF2288 domain-containing protein; the protein is MDRPLEILTETWEVMRPHSIRGAFILVKDDINLLYAAQQIAADNTAQVTQWITAGDLRKPTLAEAQSWDKTNPLFESVIVQPYVLAQIKK
- a CDS encoding type II toxin-antitoxin system RelE/ParE family toxin, coding for MIKILKQCEKEISVFPLNIREYLADVLARLEEGHHLSMPLSRPMSSIGKGVHEIRLKDKTGAYRIIYVLLGKGMIYLLHAFKKKSEKTMHYNVMLAKSRLKEVV
- a CDS encoding helix-turn-helix domain-containing protein is translated as MKKTSAKKLSKMLNISPARGLQAVCKAKLITSILNEMAKSKITHAELAHKSQLPRSAVTGILSGSLQKVTIDRLLRLVEALDLSAEIVIKKAA